Below is a genomic region from Gigantopelta aegis isolate Gae_Host unplaced genomic scaffold, Gae_host_genome ctg6130_pilon_pilon, whole genome shotgun sequence.
TATGAATCAATAGACAGGTCTTACCCACAGGCACCGTCTCCTACTACAACACACTTTATCGTCTGCATAACTAATTATAACTGAATTTCTCTTAACTATTACACTCGAGTTTGACTGATTAACTGAAGACCGAAGTCCTGTTCTGACTATTCTACCAGTGGCCTTCTAAACAGGCGTCACAAGATGGCGTCTTATAGCCTTCCTTTAGAATGCAGacagtctatttttagaacagGCTATTTTTAGATCCCAATACGCTCCGCCTACAAATTATCTATTTTTAGTAACACAAACAAAACGATGAATAAAATTAacgataataaattattattaaaattataaattacatTTTGATAAGccagaaaatttaaaataatacattatttattagaGTTTCTTGCATTACCTTTTTATCTGCAGAAgttctaaataaaaataaacaaaattcaataCCAAACACAACTTAAAACTTAACTTTGTTGTGAAGACGGATTGCCAAGAATCCTAGCCCTagattaaaatacaattatattataataacaacattGAATTTCTTACCGTGCACTAGCATATTCTGCTTCTCTTTTGAGCTAATGATTTCTGACTGCGTTCGTGGGAGTTGGGGTGACAGAGGTATTATTTGTATCATTATCGGGACGTTTAAGTATTTTTATCTACAcgtgataatatataattaaatacacaatGAGTGGAACATATCTCACTTGTGCTACATATTCAGACCCTTCAGaatatttgatttttgttgGACCTTCTAAAGTGGCATTTCAGTAGCAGTAGGTGGAGTTTGTTTAGCACTAAAAGTgatataatacataattttcatatagtgggggggggggtaatatcCTTGGGTGACCTGACCTTCGTAAACATCTGGTACTGAACTATACTTACGTACACTAATTTAGAGATTTCTTGTTGTCGTGTTGTCAACGACGAATCAGGTcctaaattaaaaaatcatatACCATAGTCACATGACTAATCATATAACATACCTCCTCTTCAATGTCTTCCCAGTTATGCCCCtacttcatcatcatcaattcCCTCCTCTTGCACAGCCATCTTTTTCAAAGCACCCCACCCTCTTAATACTTTTATTAATGCCCACCTACCATATGGATATACTAGAAAGTAATAGATGATGAATCAAATAGAGGAAAGAGAAGATGTACATAATGACAGTACTAGTAATGCTATTCACTAAAACAACAAGTATGAATAGAATTGATCAGGGaacttttattataattatgtattgtaGCAAAGTCTCGAACTCTTGTGAATTTACCATTGTCACGATGAAAAACTATAATGAGTCAGACCCAGATGTGGCCTTAACTGGACAAGAAGCAGTTCTACTTATAGCTAAGGTTTGTGCTCAAACTATAATGACTAGCTAGCTATCACCTCTTACTACATGTTATCAAATGAATGTACTAAAGTAATATGAAATTAATGCATTTATGATTAAGAGATGATATATTCatcccaaacaaaacaattatacatATGATATCCATATAGTAATAAACATCAAAGCTCAATAGTCCTTTGGTTGTAActcctcccacacacacacacacacacatatatatagcaCATTAGCTGTAATAATGTAGGAGAACTGTTACTACAGCTTTAAAGTGTATCACATATCATTGAGACTTAGCCCAGTACAGTCTGCTCATATCTGACCTTTTGACCCCCTGATTATTATATTTGACTACTTCAGTCACGAATAATAgtctctgttttttttcttctctccaTTAGATGACTGAGTTATTTATAGGACATTTAGCACACAAGGCATACCATTATACAAGCTTGGTAGAGAAAAAAACACTTCAAGACAAGGACATTTATGCTTGTGTGACTGCTAATGATGAACTATCGTTTTTAGAAGGGATTTTAGACAActtcatttaacataattagaTAGTCCTTAATATTTCTGCTGGCTAACATCTTCATGTCATTTACTTACCAGCTGTGATATTATCCTTTGATATGTACATAAAAGTGCACTCTTCTAAAGATTGATCATATacttcaatatatatacatacacataatgtgtgtgtgtgtgtgtgtgtgtgtgtgtgtgtgtgtgtatatatatatatatatatatataggtttattgaaataaacaagAGGTCAGTATTCCATTCTACCACAAGGCCACTTGTGGAGTTACTGTAAGTTACATCATGTACCCATCAATGTTATCAGGAACTCATGAACATTACAAAGCTCCTGATAATGTTGCGATGACATTGTTAatcaaaaattgatttttgaatTTTCATGTCGGTATTACTCTAGATTTTATTTAAGTCAATAAAAAATTTGAACAGATTCTAAAGCATAATTTTATTAAcaggatttattttttattgatgacCTCAAGTCAATAGATTTATATTTGGGCACAGCAGAATTGTCTGAATTATGCCATCCAGAGACAATgctacaaaaataaatgatgtACATCACGtccatttacacacacacaccacacacacacaccattaccTGTGACAATCCCATTGAGTCTGAAGGATTAAAACTAACTCGTCGATGAGGTCGTACTTGATAGGGTACTTGCAAGGTACAATGAGGAACACTCACTCTAAAATATGgacatgacatcattattaTGAAGATGATATGACTCACTGGATTAAACTGGGTGATTGCTGAGATGTTCGTTGTGTCGGGAGTATgtcctcacagacaggacatattTACATCATCAATACATCTACAATTAATTGGTACTGGGAACAACCTATCACTGAGTGAATAGCTATGTAtatctgagtgtgtgtgtgtgtgtgcaagtgtGGATGTGAGAGAGAGCATTCATCAATAAccaaacataaatacaaaccttttgtttttttcacgtTCTTTGAAGTTCTGATTGTCACTACAGGGAAATGTTCTATCTATATTACAATTAGCCTTTAAAAACCTAAACCACAATGATAAACCCTCATTTGACATATGtagttaattattttctatactAGCTCTAATGACTTACATTTCATGAGGCATATAACCTCTGAATGGTTGACCTTTCTAAACTCATTCAGCTCTTGTATCCATTCTGAACTATACTGAGACACACCAGGGCTTGTATCCAGAAGGACCAGCCACCCAGTCGTAACCAGGACAACCATGCCTCTGCCAGTACTTCTAACAATCATACAACCATTTTTAGTCAACTAAATTTAGTACATACTTTCGAGGTGTCTTCCAAGTCTTGCGGCTCTCGTTGAGGCGCTGATCTAGAGCTCCAAATCGAGAGGCATTTAGTGACTCCATAATGTCTGGTCTTGTTTGTTGTATGATAACTGCTATTCAGTGTAGTGGGTCTTTGTGGATCAAGGGAAGTATCTActggaaaaaatatattatattcaataaatcCCACTTCAGCatacaaacataacataaacCACTTACTGAATGATTGTAGATTTCTTGGTATTTTTTGTGTATGTTGGTCTAGATGAGGAGCTGTTTGTTGATCGTAGCATTCTCCATTAACTTGTGGATCTTTAAGTAGAGTAGTGTTCAGGTCTTTCAGTTCTTTGTAGAGCTCTCTTTGGCCATCTTGTAGTCGTTGCAAAAGAGCATCGACCATGGCTGTGTATGAGACAATTCGAATTTCGAATCCTAGTCAAAGCCACGCCTTAACCACACCTTCCAATTAACTCTCCCCACGAGGAAAAATGGCTGCTACAATGTTAAGTTCATCTATTCATCATGTGGATATGGGAATGAATGAACCAGTTTCTACAGGCGTAAGAGActtgaatataatatatatatatatactaataaatGTAGATGCAATTATTTTATGAGTTGGTTATTTTCTTAGACGACAATTATGGCAGTTGAATTTGATGGTGGTGTGATTATGGAGCTGATTCACGAACTACCTCTGGGTATGACTACAATACACTAGTCTCGTTCCAGATTCCATGTTTAGGAAGTATAGGAATGAGACCAGTTACCACATACATAACaaacaatagtaataattaagATTATTATTACAGGAATAAAcagcatttaattttattactttttttcttgTAGTTCATTCATAGCAAATCGTGTCACTGACAAACTGACACCGATAACAGATCGCATTTTCTGTTGTCGATCTGGCTCAGCTGCTGATACTCAAGCCATTGCAGATGTAGTTAAAATTCAATTACAATTACAGCAGGTACATTTATCCATTACTTACTTCTCTATCTCATCCATCGTTAGCTTgtattgttttagtttatttgaACTACTTTCTAGTATGAGATTCATTTTGACTTTTAGTGATTAATACTGAAAAACTGCTTTTTGAAAGTTGAactatatcaaaattaatataataaaaaatatcataATTGACTAGTTAGAACAAAAAACTCTAACATTGTTAGTTTATTTGTATAATGTTGATCTATCTGTTCATTCAACCCAACCAGTCATCAGAAAAGCAAGTTATTAGTGATTAAATTTCTTCCCTCTAGTGTAGAGTGAATGAGCCTCCATTAGTGAAGACGGCTGCTAACTTTTTCAGATCACTTTGCTATCGATATCGTGATAATTGTATCGCTGGTATCCTGTGTGCTGGTTGGGACATAGATTAGGAGGACAGGTAACAAAGTGGGTATATATTATCTACATGTTTATCCTTTTTCTTTGGTACAGGTTTATTCCATACCATTAGGTGGAATGTGTGTTCGACAACCATTTTCTATTGGGAGGTATGTTCACTCCATAATATGAACTTTTTCAATTATGGTCTGCTTTATTAAGGTTCTGGTAGTACATATCTCTATGGTTACTGCGATGCTCACTACAAAAGTGGCATGTCTAAAGAGGAGACAATagaatttgttaaaaatggTTTGTATTATACTTACTAATGCTATCATATCTTTCTCTCTCAGCTGTTGCTTTGGCCATATCACGTGATGGTAGCTCTGGAGGGGTGATACGGATAGCAATTATTCAGGAGGAAGGTGTAGAAAGGTTACTGTGTTACTGGTAAAGATATACCAAAGTTTAATGTAGacaaataatgttattaacGGAAAGTACATGTTGTCGTTGTATTGACTCTCATAAGTTAATCTTATAAACTGGTATTGGTAACCAGTTTATGTGTAACTATTACTGAATTCATTTGAAATTTTcatagttaaaaaaaatgtttctgtttagaataatagttataattattaactaattaatgaaattgactttaaaatgtttataatattggtAATAACTTgattgaaaagaaattaaaatataaatggttaaaaattaataaaaaaataatattaagaatagagattaaaagttaaaaaaaataatggtttaaaaattattattaagggtagagattaaaagaaattaaatgtcAAGGgcaaatttaaaagaaaaaagtttaatagaattttaaaagaATGAATTTAATGTTAATAGAGTTTAGTAtacaaaaaaatgaaaaacacaaaacaaaaaaaaaagtagtccaAAGATGAAGAGCCAAATAAGTGATAAATAAGCTttgattttaatcattaaaaaaaactaaaataaacattGAAACAGAAATTAAGCCACATTGGTAGGGCGGGAAAATGTCACCACATTGGCGGGAAAATGTCATCAGCACGTGTACATACCTAACAAGGAAACGCGTGACCACCATTATGGTGGGAAAATATCGATCATTTTGCACAGCAAAACGCTTTAATagatttttaggggggggggggggggggggggggaaaaaaagaaagggcAAAACGGCGGTAatagatttatttttttgcaaaaaaattaaaactaagttctttgtaaaaaaaataatttaatgatatagttctttgtaaaacaatataatatattataaataagagtattagatttttcaaaaaaaaaatttctaaactagttaaaaaagttataaaataaatataataataataattattattattaacttaaaATATCTTTGAAACTAAAGATTGACTTTTGACAAATTTTAGTGAAAATGGTTTTTAAGACAAATAACatctataataaaaaaagaatattgtaaagaaatgttataaagaaaaaatgacaactaaaataaaaaaataaaataaaaatctaaaaaaagatAGTCTCCAGTGAAGGTCTCCAATCCAGCAATTGTAGGAAAGAGAAGATGGAGACTTCCAAGAGTCCAGTCAGTCCACAGGTGAGGAGTCCCCAAGAAGTCCAGTGAAGGTCTCCAATTCAACAATCAATAGGAAAGAGAAGATGGAGAGTTCCCAAAAGTCCAGTCAGTCCGCAAGTTGAGAACATAGAGGGAGAAAAGAGAAGAATAACAACTGAATACTAAAGAATGGATGagaagtggatggatggatggaaagacaGCTCACCTTTTTCACCAGTGCTGCTCCTGCAGGGAAGAAAAAGAGAGTAGTTATGAACTGATGGTGACAATGAGTGGATGGAgagtgaagagagacagaggggaAGTGAAAAAGGACaccaaccaacacacacacacacacacacacacacacgcaccctagAAGATCAGAGCTTCCCCCCGCCACCTGGCGGCcttggatattaaaa
It encodes:
- the LOC121366555 gene encoding LOW QUALITY PROTEIN: proteasome subunit beta type-6-like (The sequence of the model RefSeq protein was modified relative to this genomic sequence to represent the inferred CDS: inserted 2 bases in 2 codons; deleted 1 base in 1 codon), yielding MNEPVSTGTTIMAVEFDGGVIXGADSRTTSGSFIANRVTDKLTPITDRIFCCRSGSAADTQAIADVVKIQLQLQQCRVNEPPLVKTAANFFRSLCYRYRDNCIAGILCAGWDXRLGGQVYSIPLGGMCVRQPFSIGGSGSTYLYGYCDAHYKSGMSKEETIEFVKNAVALAISRDGSSGGVIRIAIIQEEGVERLLVTGKDIPKFNVDK